Proteins co-encoded in one Opitutales bacterium genomic window:
- a CDS encoding hydroxylase, with translation MQVHYLEIVTTDVEAACRLHARTHNVIFSEADPSLGGARTVRLGDGCLLGIRAPMHDAEKPVTRSYTLVDDIEQAVTMAAESGAEIAVPPMEIPGHGMCAIYFQGGTEAGFWQL, from the coding sequence ATGCAAGTGCATTACCTAGAGATCGTAACCACAGACGTAGAGGCGGCGTGTCGGCTGCATGCTCGTACGCATAACGTTATTTTTAGTGAGGCGGACCCCAGCCTGGGTGGGGCACGCACCGTTCGTTTGGGTGACGGATGTCTCTTGGGCATCCGAGCCCCGATGCATGATGCGGAGAAGCCCGTGACCCGTTCCTATACCTTGGTCGATGACATCGAGCAGGCGGTTACCATGGCTGCCGAGTCTGGAGCGGAAATCGCAGTGCCGCCCATGGAGATTCCGGGCCACGGCATGTGTGCTATTTATTTTCAAGGCGGGACTGAGGCAGGATTTTGGCAACTTTAA
- a CDS encoding antibiotic biosynthesis monooxygenase, protein MAPDKECFAVIFTSERTEVVDVDYSATADRMIELAEKQDGFIGVDSVRGQDGKGITVSYWETEESIRIWKRNMEHLGAQELGKKQWYTQYSVRIAKVVRAYESG, encoded by the coding sequence ATGGCCCCGGATAAGGAGTGCTTCGCAGTCATATTCACCTCCGAGCGCACGGAGGTGGTTGATGTCGATTATTCAGCAACCGCTGACCGTATGATTGAGCTAGCTGAAAAACAGGACGGATTCATTGGAGTCGACAGTGTCCGGGGCCAGGATGGAAAGGGCATCACCGTTTCATACTGGGAGACAGAGGAAAGCATCCGTATTTGGAAGCGAAATATGGAGCATCTTGGGGCACAAGAGCTGGGAAAGAAGCAGTGGTATACGCAGTATTCGGTCAGGATTGCAAAGGTAGTGAGGGCGTATGAGTCTGGATAA
- a CDS encoding extracellular solute-binding protein translates to MRIKGIVFGLGLLGVFLVPFCMQERVRDSHAETGVGEVDRVIVVSPHNEAIRYEFGQAFEAWYLERTGRVMQVDWRVIGGTSEIVRKVQSDYVSAFRQYWTEDRGQVWCSEIQRGFMNRRLLIDETSDDDTPVEAARRAFLASQVGCGIDVFFGGGSYDFSIQAAQGTLVSTGLLEKHPQWFTEDAFPMTYSGEDFWDPEGRWFGAVLSTFGIIYNRDSLERLGIESEPAQWPDLADPRLFGEVALADPTKSGSITRAFELLIQSEIFRQIAALSEIPERGSVAEMAMVELGWTAGLQLIVEIASNARYFTDSSTKPSLDVSQGDCAIGMSIDFYGRQQAESINQRGGVARFDYVAPEGGSSVSVDPIAVFRGAPNAAPAALFVEFVMSPAGQKLWNFKPGTPGGPERYALRRSPVQRFLFEESFKPFRSDPEVNDYEIAKDFVYRPEWTGRLFSPIRVIIRAICLDPFEELREARRAIIHARAAGRDDEADAATAIMLDISPLSYSYMIDEFAPALRKMSEIEGLRTTRELTEIFRERYHQVVDMLEE, encoded by the coding sequence TTTTGCATGCAGGAGAGGGTGCGGGATAGCCATGCTGAAACGGGGGTGGGTGAGGTCGATCGAGTCATCGTCGTATCACCGCATAATGAGGCGATACGCTACGAGTTCGGACAGGCTTTTGAGGCTTGGTATCTCGAGCGCACTGGCCGAGTCATGCAGGTCGATTGGCGTGTGATCGGCGGGACGAGTGAAATCGTTCGCAAGGTCCAAAGCGACTATGTCAGCGCCTTTCGCCAATACTGGACAGAAGACAGAGGCCAAGTATGGTGCAGCGAGATTCAGCGTGGGTTTATGAACCGGAGGCTGCTTATCGATGAAACATCCGACGACGATACCCCCGTCGAGGCAGCACGGCGTGCCTTTCTCGCATCTCAAGTCGGCTGTGGAATCGATGTTTTTTTTGGTGGAGGCAGCTATGACTTTAGTATTCAGGCGGCACAAGGCACGCTCGTATCCACAGGTTTGTTAGAAAAGCACCCACAATGGTTTACTGAAGACGCCTTTCCGATGACTTATTCTGGTGAGGATTTTTGGGATCCCGAGGGGCGTTGGTTCGGTGCTGTGCTTTCGACGTTCGGTATTATTTATAATCGTGATTCGCTAGAACGCCTTGGGATTGAATCTGAGCCAGCGCAATGGCCAGATCTCGCTGACCCGCGCTTATTTGGAGAAGTCGCTCTAGCCGACCCCACCAAGAGTGGCTCGATTACCCGAGCCTTTGAGTTGCTCATTCAGTCTGAGATTTTTCGTCAGATAGCGGCACTCTCAGAGATTCCGGAACGAGGCAGTGTAGCAGAGATGGCTATGGTGGAGTTGGGATGGACCGCAGGCCTTCAGCTCATTGTCGAAATAGCCAGTAATGCGCGTTACTTTACAGACTCGTCGACCAAACCCTCGCTGGATGTTAGCCAGGGAGATTGCGCTATCGGGATGAGTATTGATTTCTACGGTCGACAGCAGGCTGAATCGATCAACCAGCGCGGAGGCGTGGCGCGTTTTGACTATGTGGCTCCAGAAGGCGGCTCGTCTGTCTCTGTTGACCCGATCGCCGTCTTTCGTGGGGCGCCCAATGCGGCTCCCGCTGCACTATTTGTCGAGTTTGTCATGTCGCCAGCCGGTCAGAAGCTATGGAATTTCAAGCCTGGCACGCCTGGGGGCCCAGAGCGCTACGCATTACGCCGTTCGCCCGTGCAGCGTTTTTTGTTTGAGGAATCGTTCAAACCATTTCGCTCTGATCCCGAAGTTAACGACTACGAAATAGCGAAAGACTTTGTCTATCGGCCTGAGTGGACAGGGAGGCTATTTAGTCCCATCCGGGTGATCATACGCGCGATCTGTCTCGATCCCTTCGAGGAGTTACGAGAAGCCCGCAGAGCAATCATTCATGCGCGTGCTGCAGGGAGAGATGATGAGGCCGATGCTGCAACTGCTATCATGTTAGACATTAGCCCGCTCAGCTACAGCTACATGATCGACGAGTTTGCTCCGGCACTTCGGAAAATGAGCGAAATCGAAGGGCTGAGAACGACACGCGAATTGACTGAGATCTTCCGCGAGCGTTATCACCAAGTGGTGGACATGTTGGAAGAATAA